Part of the Kitasatospora sp. NBC_00374 genome is shown below.
AGGTACGCGCCGGCGCGGCCCGCGGCGACGGCGGCCAGGGCGGCGCGGTCGGCGGCGGCCTCGTCCAGCGGGTCGCCGCTGGCGAGCAGACGGTAGTAGAGGGGTGCGGAGACCGCGCGGATCACCTCGTGCGGGTCGGTGCCCTCGGGCAGTTCGCCACGCCGGACGGCCTGGGTCACGCACGGCGCCCACTCGGTGATCCGGGCCAGGTAGAAGCGGTGCAGGGCCTCGGCGGTGTCGGGGTCGCAGCCCGCGGCGGCGATCACCGCCCTGAACAGCGGTCCCTGGCGGGCGTCGGTCAGCGTCCGCTGCACCAGTCGGGCGTTGGCCCGCAGGTCCTCCAGGATCGAGCCGTCTCAACCCCCCGATCGCCGGGTGAACGGATGCCGGGCGCGGCTCACCCCGGGCCGGGAGCGCGACAATCCGCGCGCGCTCCGGCGTGGCCGCCCTGTGCTCCGGCGCGGGCCCGCAGGTGCGGCGCTCGAACGGGACGCTCGCTCGAACGGGTCCGACGGCGCACCCCGGCCTACGGTGGAGAGGAGCGGTTCGACAGATCCTGGACGCCGGGCGCCCGCTCGCGAGGACGGTGAGACGCATGTGCCGATGGCTGGCCTACTCGGGATCCTCGATCATGTTGGAGGAGCTGCTCTACAAGCCCGCCCACTCCCTGATCGACCAGAGCCTGCACGCGCGGATGGGCGTGGAGACGACCAACGGCGACGGGTTCGGCGTCGGCTGGTACCCGGAGGACCGCAGCGGCCCGGAGGGCACGGTGGAGCCCGCGGTCTTCCGCGCGACCGGCCCGGCGTGGAGCGACCGCAACCTGCACGAGCTGGCGCACTGTGTGCGCTCGCCGCTGTTCTTCGCCCACATCCGCGCCTCGACCGGCACGGCCGTGCAGCAGACCAACTGCCATCCGTTCCGGCACGGGCACTGGCTGTGGATGCACAACGGCACGATCCACGGTTTCACCCAGCTCAAGCGCGACCTGACACTCGCGGTCGATCCCTCCCTCTACCCGTCCATCGAGGGCTCCACCGACTCGGAGCTGATGTTCTACCTCGCGCTCACCCTCGGCCTGCGGGAGGACGCACCGGGCGCGGTCGAGCGCATGATCGGACTGGTCGAGGCCACCGCGGACCGCCACGGCGTACCCGACTCCGTCCAGATGACGCTCGGGATCTCCGACGGCGAGCGGCTCTGGGCGTTCCGCTACTCCACCGAACACCACTCGCGTTCACTGTTCTTCAGCGGCAGCGTGCACGCCCTGCGCGCCCTGCACCCGGAGAACGTCGCACTGCGGCGGGCGTCCGACGAGACCCGCGTGATCGTCTCCGAACCGATCGGCGACCTGCCGGACGCATGGAACGAGGTCCCCGAGTCCAGCTACGGCGTCGTGCAGGCGGGGAACGACTCGATGCACGCGCTGGTGCCCCGCCGCCCCTGATCCCGCTGCCCGCCCGGTCCCGCTGCCCGGCCGGCCGGGCTCCCCTTGGCCGGGCGGGCTACTCGGCCGGCTGCCGGTAGTGCTCCAGGGCCGCGGCGGTCTTGGTCGCGACGAACTCGGTGACCGTGTACTCGGCCACCCCGGCGACGCTGAACGGATCCGAGCGGGTGATCTCCTCGATCGCCGCGCGGTCGTCCCCGACGGCCAGGATGACCGCTCCGTCCAGGGGGACCTTCCGGCCGGAGGCGAGGAAGACGCCGGACGCGTAGTGCGCGTCCATCCAGGAGGCGTGCTCCGGCTGGGCCGCCTCGATCCGCTCGACGGGGGCGATGTAGGTCAGCTCAAGTACGAACATGATCAGCAAAATAGTGTCCGGGCAACGCCAGGAGAGGTTGCCGCGCCCGGGCGGCCGTGTGAACCCGTTCGGCGGTGGGCGGCCGGCCCGGCGCGGGGCGGTCAGTCCTGTTCCTTCGAGTAGTCCGCCCGGGCCTCCCGGCCGAGCTGTTCGAGGACGAGCAGGGCGGTCGAGACCGCGATGGCTCCGCCGATCGCTCCGTGGAGGGCCACCGCCGACCGGGACTCGCCCGGGACGTCGCTCATCGACGCGTAGGCACCGAGCACGGCGCCCACCATCACGGCGCCCGGCGAGGCCGGTCCCGCCGGCTCCCTGACGATGCTCGCGATCGCGACCGCGAGCTCACTGGCGTCGGGCCGTTTCAGGACCCGGGCGCACTGCTCCTCGACGTTGGCGTCCAGCAGGGCGAGCCGGCCCAGTTCGATCAGGTCCGGCAGGTCCTCGTGCCGGAGGCCGACGCTGGTGAGCCGCAACAGGTGGTAGCGCAGCCGTCCGGGGCTGATGTCCTCGACGGCGAAGCGCTGTCCGAAGCTGTACCGGTCGCTCACGCGGCGGGCGGCGTCCTCGGTGGCGTTCGTGGTCATGTCGGTGTTCCTCTCGCTCGATGTTCTGGCCTGCCGGGGTGGCGTCCGGCACCGGGCCGTACCGTGCGGCCGCACCCGTTGCCATTGCAGCCGCCGCCGGCCCCCCTGTCTCATCGGCTGAACCAACCGGGCGAGCGCCCTCACCGGATGTCGAGCGCCGGAGGCCGAGAACCGGCGGCGGCTTCGACCACCATGTGACAGTGCCCCCGGAGGGCGCGCCGGAGATCCGCAGAGAACGGGAGGCCCCCCATGGGCGAGCTCATCCACTTCGTGCACCAGTCCCTCGACGGTTTCATCGAGGGCCCGGACGGCGAGTTCGACTGGCCGCTGATGGGGCCGGAGCTGTCGGCGTACTCACTGGAGCTGACCGGCGGCGACAAGGTGTTCCTCTACGGCCGGGTGGTGTGGGACATGATGTCGGGCTACTGGCCGAAGGCCGAGCAGCACTCCGACCACGCGCACGACCTGGCCTTCGCC
Proteins encoded:
- a CDS encoding class II glutamine amidotransferase; translation: MCRWLAYSGSSIMLEELLYKPAHSLIDQSLHARMGVETTNGDGFGVGWYPEDRSGPEGTVEPAVFRATGPAWSDRNLHELAHCVRSPLFFAHIRASTGTAVQQTNCHPFRHGHWLWMHNGTIHGFTQLKRDLTLAVDPSLYPSIEGSTDSELMFYLALTLGLREDAPGAVERMIGLVEATADRHGVPDSVQMTLGISDGERLWAFRYSTEHHSRSLFFSGSVHALRALHPENVALRRASDETRVIVSEPIGDLPDAWNEVPESSYGVVQAGNDSMHALVPRRP
- a CDS encoding YciI family protein, which produces MFVLELTYIAPVERIEAAQPEHASWMDAHYASGVFLASGRKVPLDGAVILAVGDDRAAIEEITRSDPFSVAGVAEYTVTEFVATKTAAALEHYRQPAE